The DNA window TCGTTGCTGTTATAGGAACGATCGCGTCTGTGTCCCCACTGCAATGGAGAAAAATGTCAGGGTTACTTTCCTAAACAATCTTGAACCATTGTGCATATCTGTTATGAAATGTGTTAATAGATTGCACCTGAACACCCATATTCTGAGCCCTGCACCGATTAATTTTGTGTACACGGGGAGCATTGAAGCGGGCGCGTCCTTCCAGTTGTTGAAAAGTGTATCACTGTAGTTTTGCATACATATGTTATATGTAAGCAGCTAATTCTAGTATTATACTCCCTGTTAGCGTATTACCTGCACGCTGTCCACTTGTATGGAATGGCGGTCGTGTTTGCATGCAGCGCCTTCTGCACGTCCGGCCTGTTGTAGTATATCTCCGCATAGCTCTCTGTACACGGGTCGTATCCAGTAGTAGTGGACTGTGCAACTCTCCTGTGATGTAGAAAGCGCTTGCTTCTTCCTCCACCGGCTTGTGTTGTATTGCACGCCTCTGTGTATATGTTGTACTGGTTTATCTTCCCGATCTCTTGATCCGCGTATATCAGAATTTCTACACATTTCGGAGAAGTGTCTTTGAAGCTGTTGTTGCATAATTTCAAAAGTGAGTTATATGTGTGATCCGATATCAACGCGTGGCTCCACCAGTAGTTCACGGTTCCAATGTAGTCGAATACGCTGTCTGTATCCGCGTTTCCTACCTGCACATAACATAAATCTTCGCTTCACATGTCGAATATATGCTAGTATTCATTGAATATCGAGCTTACAATGAATCCTTTTAGATTGATGATGGGTTGTGAGGAATGGTTGTTGTAATCATATATCTTGTTTGCCAGCTGTGGGACGTAGTGCCCTGCGTAGCTCTCGCCAGCTAAGTAGAACTCTCGAGATTTGTACTGTGGAAACCGATCCATCCATCTTCTCACGAAAACCAGAGCATCCTCAGCTGTGTCACCAAATTAATTTCAATCTGATTCTGATCTGTGCCTAATAATGCAATAATGGATACGGAATGTACCTGTTCTGTCGTCCCCGGAGTCCTCCAGGTTGGAGCTCGTGTTTGTGTACGAGAAGCCAACGCCGGCAGGCGACTCGAGAAACAAAATATTTGCCACTGCACCCCaaaccaaattttttttacttgactTGAGCTctcaaaaaaacatttttttttgaaaaaaaaatacatgtgGTTGTGGCACCTTTATTCCATGAGTATTCATTGAGATAAAGAGATGAACCATTTTTGTTGATTCTGAATGGCCCTATTTCTTCTGATGCTCCATATGCCACTGATGAACATCCTGGTCCTGCATTTTTGGGGGCTTGTTAAATTCAGAAACATGAACATTCCATCAATGTAACAAGAAAAGACTTTTAAATTAATACTCATATCCACACACAAATGCCTTCAAAAAGTTGTGTCAAAATGTCAGTGAATTAAAAAGTAAAACATTGGCCTTTCTCACCAAATAGGATAGATAGAGCTTTAGGGTACCATGTCCCTCAATTTTTAGTACTACAACTATTTTACTATTAGCAGtttcactatatatatatatatatattttacaaataatattgtagaaataaaatactaatctACCCTCATTATGGATCAGTGGAGTggctttaaaaaaattactactaatcTTTTTAATGACTAATTAAATAGAGATATTTTTGAATTTGTGATAAAGTTGTGTTGATAATAGAGTGAATAAATTAAGAAGAAAGAAGGAACCTCCATTGAGCCAAAGAAGAAGTGGTTTAGTGTGTGGATCAACGGCAGCCTCGGTGAGCCAGTAGAAGAGGGCGCGGCCTTCTTCTTCGTTAACGGTGACATAGCCGGAATATTGGGAGAACTTGACCGCTGGCTGCCCCGGAAGCGCCGTTATGCGGTCAAGATCCTGTGCCTCTGCATATGCGTTAATGCTAATTGCTGATGAACTCACCATTATCATCAGCAAGTATAACACATCACTTTTTCTTCTCCACTCCATTttagtaagaaaaaaaaatgtactaaaTTCTCAAAAGTTACAAGGAAGAATGAGGATGATGGATAGGGATGTTTAATTCAACACTATATGCTGGAAACATGTgattgaatttgaaaatgagagaGATGGAGAGGCATTTATGGGATGTTAAACAGATGTATTCATAGAGGAACAAGCATGCATGCTGCTTTTATGTAGACATATATGTATATTAGGACCATTCCTATCTCTTTCTCTATTTATACAGCGATGAATGCATGTTAAATGGGGAAGATGGAGAGGTTTATGAGATTTGAATtctatttattatttctttcctctttttattatcattttcttgACCgtataaaataattcaaataaggTAGTTGACAACCCAGATCAGACGTTTATTTTCATTATAGGAGTGAATGTCTATATGATTTATGAAGCATTTGATGCATCCCATTATAAGTTAGTCATATTCTATTTTTTGGTCATTCTTTTATGAATgagtcatttattttttaagcaaaaatacaatatatttactctttcttttattatttattctttttaattttattttattctttctcataTTTTGTTATCCTACTTTTTAactaaatatcatttttttaaccTTGTATCCAAATAATGTCTCGTTTATGGCAGTAACATAAATACTGAAACATGAATAATAAATTTGGAGAAAAAGTATAATAAAAGTGATTAAATGtatttaccaaaaaataaatgtttgaCTTAGAGAGGGTAATTAATACTTGTCTTTCTTGACTGAAATAAGTATAATTAACACACCTCagctaattaaatatataaatttatttgaattttcagTAGTTGACTATTGTAATATATTTACAGTATACTCCGGCATACGTGtctatatttcatttttggaaCAATAGTAGTTATTATTGCTGGAATTTAATGGGTGAAATACAGATATACACACACAAGGATTTTAAAGTATGGACTAAATTTATGACTTGCAAACAGTGTGGAGTATTGACTTTTAATTTCAACATGAAATTTTACTTTCTTTTCACTGTTTTGACGCCAACTTTACAACTAACCAAATTACATTTAAGTCATGTTTCTTTGTCACGATTTCACTTCTAAAagtaatttgattttttaaattttagaatttagtgtttgattcaatttttttaattaaattataaaacctGAAAATTAGAAAAGTAGTAATACTATAATTTTCCAAGATCTGACTATCAACTTTCTCTATGTATTCTTTTTTCCAATTTTAGGGTTATTATTTAAGTATTCAATGGAGtgtaattttaatcattttatattattattatttttattattatgttataaattcataattaatttatctttttaataaataatttaaaattgcgaatcatacttaattatatatttatagttATAATCATATTAGAATTATTAGTGAAATGAGAtgttcattactaaaaatagtaaaaaataattatgataaataatgatggacggagggagtgttattttaattaggagAGTATCCATCAAAAGCCTTTATTAAGAGTTTGGTACTTATTTTCTAGCATATTAATGAAAGAGTTAGAATGTGCTCTTTATGTCCCCAAGAAATAAAGAATTAGGGACaatacaagttttaatgtaGAGTGAATTTTGAAGTGGGTCCTTGGAAATATATTTTGCTATCTTAAACCATCTCAAATGCTATTCTAAAACTCAAAATAGAGTAGGTAAATAGCTCCAATAGAGCTGCAAAACTCATCTCATTGTGGGTTTCTTTTTGAATAGAGTGTGAACTACATCAAAAGTCCCTAACTTTTCAGTTTGTGACATTGCAGGTTCCTAACGAAAAAAAATATCGCCAAATGACCCTAACGTTAAACATAATCACGAATCATGTTTTTTAGCCActttcggacgaaaatgcccaaatgacttgaagggcatttttggcaATCCCTAAATTCGCTGACATATGAATTCTGTCACATTTATGTCAGCAACTTCTTATATGTGATATCCTAATCAGTTATGATACTTCATACGTGATTAAAGTTTTGTCAATATTTGTACACAAAAAAACTTCTTATATTCCTCTATTTCTAGTTAGTGGTAACAATATACTCCACTAGTTACATCATATAGGAAATTCATtgagaaacaacaaaaatatggaaaagtgaagttatttatgaaatcaaaatatgaatcaataatacacagaataaaaaatatttcatatttaattaaatgatacaatattattttcttgaaacactgacatttaatatattttttcattatatatcatcGAACTAATTTGTTAATGTAAGCCTAACTTTAAGACGATTATTAAGAATTATAATTTAGctcaaactgaaatttttaacATCATATGAATATTCAATCAtataaatttgcatagtttCTTGTCATTCATGATAAAACTGAAACATaagtaatattttgaaaatattcaagCATGTTACATTAGCTATTTAATCCAtgtagatttttttattaataatagtatctGAAATGAAGAGaatgtaaatttataaatcaatactgcaaaattgggatactatcataataaataaaatcgaTCGATAAATCaaggtaaaaaaataaataaaaattagtggAAATAGAAAATATCGAAAAATACCTGAAAATGAGTTTTATAAGGAATAAAgggtctcattttattattttcatattaattaatgcagataatgataaatatgtatattataaaaaattagaaagtataaataatgacaaaattttaattacgtaagAAGTACTAGAatttattagaaaattacataagaAGCTGCTGACAAAAATGTGACAGAAATCACATGTCAACAATATAATGGAGTGAcaaaaatgcccttttagggcatAAGGGTATTTTGGCCCGAAAAAcgtgattatatttaacgttAGGGTCCTATGACGCTATCACCAATAATTCTTGACCTGTTCAGCCACCATCACCAATTCAATAGCCATGAAAACCATACAAAACCACAGATGCTTGCAACTCCCTATCCACCTTAAAATGAGAGTGAAAGAATCTTCGAATCTGCAAGTTTATGAGTTCAGACTGTCAACCTCAAAACGTTCAAATCTACGAGTCAGACATATCTAAGAAAGACGAGAAAATAGAACTCATTCAAATGTCAGACCTCCTTGAAATTATGTGACACTAGAAACTCCTTCAATGGCTTCTCTTCTGCATCAAATACAACAATGTGGCTCGGTCGGTTCCATGTTTGGGCCAACTTTGTAGCAAAACCAGCGGGGTCCCCTAAAAATTGTTCAGACTCGTCCAAGATTCCTTTCTCATCACTGTTCAGAGCAATGTCGGAGTAAATAAAGAGAGTTGTATGTAAGTGATGATTTCGAACTTTCGGATTTCACATTCTCACCTTGGCGTACAGTCCAGGAAACGCATTGGAAGGTTGCGATGCAGAGTGGAGTAGTATGGTGTAGCATGGCAAGGCGTTAGAAAAAGGATGCCTTCGACATTATTCTTCATGGCCTCCTCCGCGAGATAGTTCATGACATCCTCGGTTCCTCTCTGCAGACTGCGAAGGTTAGCAGGTAAAAGCAAAACCATCCTCAGTGACAGAACCATCGACATACCTGATGGATCATGCTCATATATAATGCCATTGGGACGTTAGTTATGAGCAGGAACGATATGAATAAAGTTCCGGAACGATATGAAatcgcgtcgaacgtcgcgggagctttgcccgtcgatcaatccggcgtcgaatTCGAGGGTTCGTGCTTGGTGCACGAGGAGAATAACGATAAATTGCGTAAAaaggtatttttatttcttgaagaAAAGAATGAAATAGACGCCCTATTTATAACTAATTTCTTGAACTAATTACGGTAATGAAAAGATTCTAACTAATCCAAAAAGGATTCTAACTAATCAAAAAAGATTCTAACTAATTTAAGGATCCTAACTAATGAAGGACTCCTACTTAACGAGGGACAAATTCACCATACCGCGCGGGTCTCCTCGTTATCCTCCGCTCCGATCGGTCTCGACGCGACGGTGCCGCTTGTCGATGCTCCGTCGCTACGTTTGTGTCGACGTCAAGTTCTGCCTCGTGTGACACCTCGCGCTCCTTTAATCTCGCCGACGGGGGACCCGTAACAGACTGCCAATTCCAGCTTCGGGGCGCGCCTAATATGGGAATTTGAATCTCCTTTTGATATCTCTGCTCGTCCTAGCTTGGCTAGTGAATAACCCGAGAACATCAACGCCACTGGAAGCACAGGAAGGACAAACCTGATAGTTGGACTCTGAAGATAATTAGAGGAATTAATGGGCGAAGCGCTTTAGATGTGATCGCAAAATGTCATTAAAACAAAGGTACCTGAACTCTTTGTGGCCAAGGAGGCTATAAATTCCCAGAACCCATAGGACCAATCCAGGAAGCTTCCGCTCTTTGGACTCGACAATGCCCGCAATAGTAAACGGTATGTATGTAAAGAGCATAACAGTGAATCCTTGTGTGAAATACCAGTGCCAAGCATGCGTTCCATAATAGTCTCCACCAGATGAGAAGAAATTGAACTTTAGAAAGTTAAGAGGAACAATTACCCATGACCCGTAGAACTGATAATCCAATAAGAATGTAAGACCAAGCACAATCCCCCTGATACAAAGATAATGATTTCAAAATAAATGGAAAACACGGAGGCCTTTCTTTACAAGGTAAACACAGAAATGAAACAGCTAGAATTTAAATCAAAACAATTGGCTTTAAGTGATTTACGCACATATGAGCATCTGCTGATGGTGCTTAAAAGGACAAGAGCTACTGGAAAGTCAAATCGGTTATCTACACAGTTCGGATGTCAGAAGACATGTAGCAATAACCTTCATTTGAGAGACAAGACATGAGCTAACATAAGTTATCTTAATACTTGGCTATAAACATCTCATAGCGAAGTATCTTGATCACGTCCAACGATAGTGTAACTTAAGTCTGCTTTGTCAAAACATAATAATCCCTAGTTAATTCGCAGAATGCTGTCTTTACGTTCATTAATGTCAGTAGCATCATAACGATCTCTCAGTTTAAAAGATAGGGTTACTTGCATGGGCCATGGATTGCTGATCAACTTCCAATTGATTACATGGTTCCAAAACGAGAGGCTCtctctaaaaaaaattatgtgatTAAGAAATGGGGCAATAATCCAAACTTCATCTTGAACACACTAATCTATGGACTTTCCCATGTAGAGGTGTGGTGAAGAATAATTGAGCTATTTCTATGAATAAGAAGCAATATTTTGCAAAAGCTTTTATAGTAACCCTTATGATCTAAGcacaaagaaacaaaaaaaaacatgtatGGTTGTTAGCATACTTACCCAATAGGAACAACCTCGAGAAGAAGAAACTTTAGCTTACTACGTGTTGTATATAGCTCCAGACAGCCAACATAAATCCACGTGACAGCACTTGTAGGGCGAACAGCACATGCTATTGCCGCTATAGCCAGGGCATACTTTCTTGAACCAGATGGAAGTGCAGTGGCAGTCCCTCTCAAGCAGGGCCAGTAGTATAAACTCACAATTGTGAGAACGGTTTCTAAACTATTAGAAAAGGTATGAGGCATGCAGTAAAACAAGAACCAGTTGCTCAGCTGTGCAAAGAGCTGTCAAAGAGTTAAGTAGCACAAATCTTTGTACTCCATTAGAAAACAGTTTTGGAAGCATAGAAAAACCATTGCAGCAAAGCAAGGATACAGCCCATTCAGCAACACTTCCACCAAACAGAACTCGAGAAAATTTGTATACATAGAGATCACAAAAAGAAGCAAATATCGACTGCAACAGCCGAGGAGACCTTATCTGTGCAAGATCACATTAATGCCACACATTTTACAACAAAACCAGTGTAAGCAGAATGTAgaataacataaaaaaacatactccttccgtttcctaaaaatagaaactctgcATTTTACGAAATGGACACCACCATCTACTAATACTAACTCCACTACTTTTTCCCCTCATCTCTCTTAGTTTATCAATTTagcattaaaactcgtggcgTTTCcaaagttcctatttttaggaTTGCAAGAAATTAATAGAGTACCATGAACCAGTGAAAATCAAGATGAAGAAAGGCAAGAACTTTATACAGAGCAGCAAAGATAAGTGGATGCAAGTAGCTCCTTATGCCCTTTTCCCATTCCCATGTCAGATGCCCATACCTAACATTTTCAATCAACAATTCAAAGAGATGAACTGTAAAATTTATgcttgtagagagagagagagagagagagagagagagagagagagatttaccCAAACGAAATTCGATGGGCTATTTCAAGAGCTTGCCAGTGTTCATCCGGATTGAAGTACGTCTGCACGAGCAACGAATTGATAATGCGCGCGATCaaacagaaaataaatattttgggtAGAGATCGTTGCAAATCAGGGTTTTTGGAGGTGAATTTTTCATCGTCATCGTCATCGTCATCgtcatcttcctcttcttcttcaacgGACGAATGATGGGTTTCAAAGTTTTTCCTTCTCTTCATTTTTCCTAATTTTCTCTTTTACCGATTGATTGGATCGTAAAACGTCGCATGAATGGGAATTTTCACATTTGCTAATTTcagatttattttctttttcttgtttgttGAGAATATTTGACTTTCGTCAAATTAATCTTCAATATTTATGCGCGATTAGTTATGTTCGGTAATCGTGATGGTCAATTGGTCATTGCGATTGCACACAGTGGGCTTTTTTTCATCATTCTAAATTTctagggagtagtaattttatttttacaatcaggctattttaaaaatcaatttatgcatttaacatagaattattactattatttagagCATTATAGGGCCGGTAAGGTATATATACTTGCCATTCTAAAAAATGGACATATACCCTTTCAAAAAGTAATAAATTTCAAaggaaatatataaaaaaaagtaattatattctaaaataaaaatggtACAAAATACATTCCAAAGCataaaagtataatattttctcAAATATTTTTTCTCTTGAAGATGATACTATAATACTTTCTCAAATACTTTTCCTCTtgaagaatgatttttcatgaaaacaCGACAAATATAGTATTGTAGTTAAGATATTgtagaggtaaagatacctctttGAATTGGAAAATTGTATGATTCTTTCTCAAATATCTTCCCCCCttagaatgatttttcatgaaaaaagataaatatggtagttataagactttacctctccatttacctTTCCCTTTTAAGATGCTCTTAGGGATCATATCGGGTTTGAAATAAGTTTGATTCTActttaaatatggattaaagGAGAAACGATTATAGTGGTACATAAAAGACGTATAAATATCAACTATTAGCATGATTCGATAgctaattactccctccgttcttcATTAAATGTTCCATATTTCTTTATTTGGATGGTCTCCAGTAAATGTCTcatttccactaactcattttcagtcacattttattacccctccatcccataaaagtATGAGCAATTGATATAACACGAGAGTTaaaacaaaattagtaaagtaagagagagaagaagggtagttaaagtagtgttaatggATAGTGGGACacacattattagtagtgtttaatattggtataaattgtaaataagttgatgtatatAGGTAAaaaattgggataactttccaaaaacggaatgcacatattttttaaGGGATGGgcgaaaatggaaaatgcatatatttttatgggacggagggagtataaaactaatacaccatctgtcccataataagagtaaCATTTGGtgtgacacggattttaagaaatgtaaagaatagttgattggaaaagttagtgaaatatgagacttattttttatatttgttttataacaaaatgtgagtgaagtaagTTAGTGGCATATGggacctacttactatttatggtaaaaataaaatgtgatattGTGAGATGTacagaaatgacaaaatgtgactcttattttGGGAcggattaaatatataaaagccGGAcgcacattctactaactttttctatccacttttacaaagtcaaacaacgCCTCGAGTTGGATCCGAAAAATTCAAAAGTTCTACGACCATAGTTTCAGCCCTCTTGTAGATCGTTTGTGCTTAACATCATTCTTGTTCGATGATTCTTCAGCGGATTGGTTGTCTTATTGGGAAGACAACAAGGGATTCACATGAATTTTTACTCGTTGTCAAGAAACACTTCGACCCATACTTATAAAAGGATTATGCTGACCGCTTAGCGACATTTCAACAAACAACATCAGTAGAGGCATATAAGACAGCCTTCGAATCTCGCCTCTAGAAGACATCACACGTGAGAGATTCTACCCTAACCTCCTTGTTTATCTGAGGATTGGAGGCGTCCATCAAACATGAACTTTTGACCCGACGACCCAACACCTTACAGAATGCCTTCACGCTAACCCAACAATTGGCCGCTTGCCAGGCCATCGCTACTACAACAAACCCAAGCTCGTAATCACGCTCACCATGACCCAGCCTGCTGGGGTTTGTATAGTAAAAGTTGCTTCGAGCGTATAAGAGAAACCCCATTCTCACTTTTAACCCTTATTTTGAGATCAAATacattaatataatagtttatCTAGTGACATTGATGTATTAAATAAATGAGCTAAGACTTCTGTATTGTAGGTTAAGTAGTGGATCTAATATGTTCACGGTAGGGAACTTGGCCTCGcataaatgaaaaatattttacgacctagataggctttggttACCTATGAGAAAGGTTGCAGTGTTTTTCCGATAAGCTCTTTTCTCCTTAGGAAAGGCTAACAACACTAGTGTGGTATAGCACCGAACAGATTCGACAAAGAGAGTATTCTAATTTATTACTAACTACTAAAAGATACAATCTTGGGAGTTAAGTATTTCTTAGTCTTTGTACATaatattgtatatatatgttaatTCGATCGTATGTCCCTTTAACTTATCAATATGAGAGGGTTTTTCGCAACTCAAATcatgatatattgggtagtagtAATCGAATAGTTAGAATATATCAAGATTATTATTACAATGATTCGCGTACCAAGGGTAGTATGATTTTATCCCTAAAAGGTGTTTGgaaaatgattttattatttaataaaactGGCTTGTTGGAATTAGATTTCATGAATAATAAGTAAAGTTCCAAACTAGAAAAACTCTtcggaaaaaaatattaatttagttCAAGTTTCCTAGCAGACAAACAAATTATATTaatggataaagaaaatattaaaacacgggaaataatataaataaaaatggaacCAAGTATTCGTAATTTGAAAATTGGATGGGAGATTAATacttattattttctatagtGGTACAAAACAGTATTCcattgaatatatatattaaatgtGTTATCTGATTTAATTAGTAAATATTCAATTGTCTAGCTCAATTTTATCCATGGATCTCTAACATAGCCTAAAAATGCTTAATAAATAGAgatgaagagaagaaaaaaggaAGTGAATTTTGTGCCCTAGCCTTCACTAAACCCTAATAGATAACGCCTACTTTGTGAGAGAATTAAAAAGAATTTTTTCTATGTTATCTAAGATCTGCCCACACAAATGGATAATAACGAGCATTAGAATAtgttagaagattcgtggttgagacATGATTCGACACGTGGGGAAGGCGCGAGCCATGTCAATCCTTTGGAGGATCAAAAGGTAACAATCGATCTCTACATCAAATTGCATGATTTTATGCGTTCTGATGTGTCTTTCATATATCTTGATTAATTGCatgaaaattatatttattcacATAATcacttaaatatattttttaaaaataaactcctatagaaaggagtttacaataatgtctaaatAGATCCTTAAGGATTTGTTTGTTTCCGTACTCATCCGCTGCGCGATCCCCAACACGGTCAGAGGGAGATGCAGAGTCGCCCAACGGAAGTAGATCTGTGATGGTTAACCTTCGTCCAGACTTCCCTGTCGTACATGTGTCCGCAgccgtttggtagctatgtcaTGTTTCGACTAGACATGATACCGTTATAATAGTTATCATAGTTCCAATTAGTTAATTTACATATATTGAGTGTTTGGTAGATTAAGATAATTGTGAGTTATCTTATTGTAGTGTTTGGTACAATAAGTCACAAGCAAGGATTAAAATTATGATTGTCAAAATTAtcctaattaatttaagttaatTACTAAACTATCCTCCTTACAAAAATTAACATCTTTTCAAGCTAAACTCCTTACAAAAATAGCATATTTTCAGGCTAAACTCCTTACTTATcaaaaaaacatatatttattcTAAAAAAAACATTTGTTTATTTTGGTATTCAATTTTTGTAAGCATTGAttattttggtcaaattttatgaataagcatttattattttggacaaattctatatgaaaatattttatcaagtgcCAAATTTTGTACGCTCAAATTTGTTGAAGTTTAAAGCGTTTGTGG is part of the Salvia splendens isolate huo1 chromosome 6, SspV2, whole genome shotgun sequence genome and encodes:
- the LOC121809488 gene encoding mannosyltransferase APTG1-like, giving the protein MKRRKNFETHHSSVEEEEEDDDDDDDDDEKFTSKNPDLQRSLPKIFIFCLIARIINSLLVQTYFNPDEHWQALEIAHRISFGYGHLTWEWEKGIRSYLHPLIFAALYKVLAFLHLDFHWFMIRSPRLLQSIFASFCDLYVYKFSRVLFGGSVAEWALFAQLSNWFLFYCMPHTFSNSLETVLTIVSLYYWPCLRGTATALPSGSRKYALAIAAIACAVRPTSAVTWIYVGCLELYTTRSKLKFLLLEVVPIGGIVLGLTFLLDYQFYGSWVIVPLNFLKFNFFSSGGDYYGTHAWHWYFTQGFTVMLFTYIPFTIAGIVESKERKLPGLVLWVLGIYSLLGHKEFRFVLPVLPVALMFSGYSLAKLGRAEISKGDSNSHIRRAPKLELAVWFLLITNVPMALYMSMIHQRGTEDVMNYLAEEAMKNNVEGILFLTPCHATPYYSTLHRNLPMRFLDCTPSDEKGILDESEQFLGDPAGFATKLAQTWNRPSHIVVFDAEEKPLKEFLVSHNFKEIRRFFHSHFKVDRELQASVVLYGFHGY
- the LOC121806876 gene encoding serine carboxypeptidase 24-like, which translates into the protein MEWRRKSDVLYLLMIMVSSSAISINAYAEAQDLDRITALPGQPAVKFSQYSGYVTVNEEEGRALFYWLTEAAVDPHTKPLLLWLNGGPGCSSVAYGASEEIGPFRINKNGSSLYLNEYSWNKVANILFLESPAGVGFSYTNTSSNLEDSGDDRTAEDALVFVRRWMDRFPQYKSREFYLAGESYAGHYVPQLANKIYDYNNHSSQPIINLKGFIVGNADTDSVFDYIGTVNYWWSHALISDHTYNSLLKLCNNSFKDTSPKCVEILIYADQEIGKINQYNIYTEACNTTQAGGGRSKRFLHHRRVAQSTTTGYDPCTESYAEIYYNRPDVQKALHANTTAIPYKWTACSDTLFNNWKDAPASMLPVYTKLIGAGLRIWVFSGDTDAIVPITATRLSLSHLNLRVKTPWYAWYTGGKVGGWTEVYDGLTFATVRGAGHEVPLTQPARAFKVIETFLSGKELPKSQ